The genomic stretch ttcaattttttgttttttttaaaatacgtAGACGATTTTAATTTGGACTAATTCTAAAGCTACATGGTCTCGTCCTTAAAGCCTCTATCAAAGATAAATCACCACTCTCCACGAGGCCTCGTCCTTTGAACTCTTACAAAAGGTAAATAACGAGTGACAGTACAACAATGCCCGTCCTTCGAGCTCCTACAAAAGGTATTTgcttatttgattttagaaaAAATCAACACTTTTGTCTTatgaattgttttacttttgaaaattttttcatattaattgatttaaacTAATTATGTTCCGCCAACTACTATGACACTTATGTTATCACTCTGGGCCGATGGTCACAAAATCAAACCTGAGTGGTGAGAGTGTACCCGCCTCTTAGGCATTggtgttatataattatcaaattttgccatttagaattaatatcaattattaaaatttcactCTATTCATGTGGTTGTCATTTTTAAccgtaaatattaattttagatGATAAAAATAACCGTCATATGTTAATGGAgtttaacaattaaataacaCTAGGGATAAAGTGTAACACTATGAGCAATTAATGAgctaataaatttgtttaaattactTTACAAAGatcacatttttaaaaataaaacaatttagaACTCAAAGTGTTATTTTctcttaattttatattttgccCCGTAGACCGTAGTTTCATACCAAATTACACTTTTCACAAATACGTTTGAATTTTAgttcattattttcttcccaCTTAAGTAATTGAAtgatatttgaatttttatattacCAAACAAATTTGAATTCGAATCTCAGTATTCCGATCCCATCTATATTTGatgcaaaaataattaaataatacatatataattgttaatCAATTATTAGGTAGAATAGTTTGGAATCTCATCAGAAGTAAAGAGGTGATATGATGGCAATCATCTTGTGTTCTAGTGATACAAAATGACTCTTTCAAATAGGAGGTTAtaggtttgagtctcagtgagAACATGACGGGTTACACTATAACCCCCATcaaattgtaatatattaaaatataaaaaatacataaataaaaacaagaaagaGAATGTGAATATGAATCGTAATAAAAAATCAACACGCATAATATATTGAAATAGTCGTATTTGTTAGGAAaaatttctctttattttatacttttattcaACGAGGAGAAGACTAGAAGTAAAGTCAGTCGTCAGGAGAAGTTTGTTTAAATATTCGCGAAAGTCTTACGCAAAAAGGAAGCAGTAAATTCTGCACGTCAACAACACGTCTTTCTGTTTCctatgagaaaaaaatattaattgaagaaaatcagaAATAATAACGAACCACTAtggttatgtttggcaaacctagctgaaaagatagctgaaagctgaaaagtagctaaACTGAAATCTAAAAAACTGTTAAgttagctgttatgcttaaaagtgtttggtaaaattagtttttttaataagctaataaatgtaaaaaaaactaaaaaagtcatcttcatacaatttaaatagttttgaatttaaataggtttgtttataaattaaaatataaaatagtgaaatcaatatattttaataaaatataaagtaagaacatatatttgaaaacatataaagttataattcataagattagttcatagaaaaatcaatgttcgaaaataaatgtcaaattgaaattacaaccatacatattgaagagaaaaagccaaaaaggtttagccaaaaaggttttaattgggaatggtaatgatgtcatttcttttaaataataatgttaaagatggaaaaaaagtgaggaagctactagcttattttgaaacgctataaaaaataagctcttattttaagttactagcttattttagggacattaccaaacagagcttatagcttattagtagcttaaaataagctataagctcctaaataagctctaccaaacagagcctatatGTATATTTTACTACTTCATCCgctatattttatgtttttattcggttttgactaaaattattttttaatttaattttttttgcaagcttaatttaatttttcataatattaaattaatattattttataaaatttatatatttagaaaatacattaaaaatattttaaatttaaaaaaaaaatttacaaataattaaaaaataagtaaaagatAAAGAGTTGGTTAACCAGTGAAAAAGTAAACCTGATAAGTAAAATGTGATagaaagtattatttttatatgaactttttttttgaaaacattttttgttaaaactatataatgttattttgtCTTATTATCTTGTATTAGGATTGATGGGTACTCCCGAGTAGGGTACCCAATCTGGAACACACCCACGCACTCAGGGCCTACAGCCTATTCAGAAGATTGAGGGGAACCTAAATTGGGGCGCGTATAAGGTACAGGTGGGCCGCTAATCCCTCGTTGTCGATCAGTACAAGCTGCAGACCAAGCAGTCAGGTCTGATCTCTCGCTAGCACACCAGGTCAACCCCAGTCGCCCACCCCTCCGCAGGCAGTCGGGGTTAGCATGGCAGACTGGATGCTAGACTCTAGGGcaagaaaatatatttctttgAGATTTCTTCCAAATTTGGACGAGATTTCTCTTTCCATCATTAGGAAAGAAATGAAATCTGATAGCTTatgaaactttttttaaaatcaacttTGTTAATATCTCTCTTTCCTTTCCCAAAGCATGCAAACCttgtataaataattaaatacccCTCCAGAGGCACATTGAAAGGTGCTCAGTTTCAAGTTCTCTAGCAATAATTTTGCCACCTTACTATATATCTCAATTTCCCCTTGATTGTTTTGCGATAGTATTAGCACGTCGTCTGTCTACCTCATGGCCGTAAAACTAACAAGGATTTTTTCGATTaacaaataaacatatattatatttattattttttactgaCAAGGTATAATATGATTAATctagaaaaacaaaataatgttttttgttAACGTATCTTTCTTTCCTCTCGTTTTCCTTATCATTTCACCCGATCAATACACTTAGGTgtaaacaaaatatacaaattaaatgttttattttatttgtttatacagCACTCATAACAAATCATATCATTTGATAGCatgtttaatataaaaattaaattcatataacattttctttgttttacttGACTGTTGGTCTACGACAGTTTATCTTATTTTCTGATTCGTAATTATTTCACAGTCATACCTTAGCCCACTTTTCACGAGTCATGCCTATGGTCTTTTATTTTCGGAGTACCATTTTCTTTAGGGCCAAATTTTCATTAGCTTGAACAATTACAATCCCCCAACCCCTACCCACACGGCAAATTATAACATGAACTAGAGTCCACCTTACGTTGTAAATTCTGATCCAAAATGATATTCAGATAATATACAcgaaattaacatattatgaaaaattatattagattcGACCAGGTGTTCGGTAGACGGCCCAAAAAGGCTCGTGAAAGTAGTCCGGTTAGAGTTACTGAAGAATAATTATGGCAACAGTCAATCATTAAAAGATGACAATAAAACATTTATGGAAGGACAAGCATATGCGGCAGTGACTCTTGTGCACAATAACCAAAAGCCTAGTCtctgtgttcagctgagttaccataTACACTACCTCGACAATAAAGGGGAGCGACCAACCAGTATATATGGGCTTGTCGGCGACCACCCAAGAGTCACCAAATCAACATTAGCTCCGTTTGTGATGATCGAACAAAAAGTTGTGCTTTTCAGGTTCAAGTTTGTGAAAGAATTTTTGAGTATTTTTCATTGTTGAAAGATAAGGTGACCACTAGAAAGGGGCGTCAGGAGTCAAGGACGTTGTTGGAGCCGATTCCGTGCATGATTTGCGTGATAGGTTGAGTAGGCCCAATTCTAGGGAGCTTTTAGAGACTTCCGTGAAgggggttgttatgccatggactattaggtttatttttaaaaaataatagtatagtACGTTGTGGTAATTTTGAAAAAGTCTGCTTAATGCAGGTCGAAGATGGGGGATGTAATTTTGAAAAAGTCTGCTTGATGCAGGTCGAAGATGGGGGATGAGAGTAAGTGGAGAAAGTATAAAATGGGTCGGATGGTGGTCTGGTGGATGTAATCCTCCCTAACCTATCCCTAATCCATTGCTATCCCCACATGGACTATAGTTCAAAATCCCCACATGGACTATAGTTCAAAATCGGAACAGCAGTCATGTCTAAGCAACTGATAAACCATGGAGAATTTGATCAAAAGAGTAAAAAACTTGTATATTTAGGGCACCCACATCATTAGATTTTGGaacatcatttttctttttttcatacGCCACGCTAGGCACGTAAAAGGGTCTTTGCTTCTTCTTGTTGGGTCAAactagtttgtttgtttgttttttttttaaatcctttttctctctctcttcacaTCAGTCCTACTTggcctttattttattttattttatttttctcctctctctctctctctctctcatatctCCTACTTTGGCCTtaaaaactccaaaaaaaacCATGTGTATAGAGGTTACTCTTAATTCAACAGAGTAAActttatacattattattattattattgtaggtTAGTAACAGTTTGTTCAACGAATATGGCGTCTAGTGATTTGTCTAAAGCAAGTCATGCCGTCAGGTCAGAAGTAACATAGCATATTAGCATTTGACAAATGCTTATGGGGGCGGCTGTTTTTCTACTGGCTAGTGGCTACTACTAATACTATAGCAGTGTGCAAAAAGATTTACTCCTAAGGGTAAGGGTAAGGGAAAGAAGTACCCAGGCAGGCTGGGTATAGGTTATTAAATAAACTAGAACCAACCATAAAATTTTATCTCACTTCAAACATTTGAGAGAGCCTACTGCCTATACAATAAGTTGGCAATCTGTTTCATCCTTTTCTCTTGGCAAGATCTGAAAATAGATAGTAGTGAATGGCTGGCGATGGGTGATGGGCGATGGGCGAGTTCGGAATGCATGATTTCTGATCCTGGAGAAACAAAAGTGATGAAACAATTAGACAGAAATCAGATTGATTCAGATCAAACCAACAAGTGCAGAACATGAATGCTATTGGTATGCCATACACACTACAATCATACCTGTTGTCAGCAGTGATTGTAGTAAACCTCACCACTGATACTTTGCAGCAACAAGAACTTCCTCGTACTTCTCAGCAGCGTGATCCCAGCTCAAGTCTTGCATCATTCCACGCCTCTGGAGCCCCTCCCAACTCTGCTTGTACTGCCGGTATGTTAATAAGCAATTCCCTAGTGCATCAATCAGCTGATTTGCCTCAGCCCTACTGAATGTCCATCCATACCCTGATTCATTGAAAGGATCAAAAGGCTGCACCGTATCTCTAAGTCCACCCACAGCATGGACAACTGGGATTGTTCCATAGCTCATAGCATACAGTTGGTTCAGTCCACAAGGCTCAAATCTTGATGGCATCAGCAGAATGTCTGCACCCGCAGTTATCCGGTGTGCAGTCTTTACTGAGAACCCAACCCATCCTCTGACTTTGTCACCGTATTGACCTTCAATCTGCTTGAGCATCTGTTCGAGGTCAGGCCTGCCTGTGCCCAGCATAACCAGCTGCACATCTTGACCCATCATCCAAGGGATTGCCTCGGCTATCAAATCAACACCTTTTTGGTGGTCAAGCCTCCCAATGAAACCAATTAGTGGGACATCATCACGAACAGGcaaattcatttccttttgcaaTGCTGCCTTGCACTGAGGTTTACCAGTCTGCAAGGTGTCCAGGGAATAGTTGGCATAGCCATCAGACTTCAAGTAAACATCCAATTGGGGATTCCACTCTTCAATATCAATCCCATTGACAATCCCCTGCAGTTTCCACTCATTCTCATTAATGATCCCATGCAAACCCCATCCACCTTCAGAAGTTTTAAGCTCCCAGGAATATCCATGACTCACTGTGACTACACGGTCAGCTGTCTTTAGACCTGCTGCAAATATGTTGAAATGATCACCTCCTACTGGATCATACAGCTTAAAAAGGTCTGCATATTGAGCTGGTAGGTCCACAATGGAAAAATCATCCATAGGCCCGCGACCCTAAAGTAAGAGCATGGATCAATACTAACAAGAAATAGACAAGATGATTGTTGTAGAAACCTTAAGATGGAATAAACCTGGTGAGCTATGTTATGAATGACAAGCACGGATCGAGTGAATTTCATTACTCCATTGTCACGGAAATATGCTTTTAGATAGACTGGCAGTAATGCAGTATGCCAATCATTTGCAATGAACACTAAGTTTCCATCTCCATAGCAAATACCACCGCACGGAACATGCCACGGAACCTAATTTGCCAATTCAACAGTTCACTAAGCGCTGCATTAACAAAATCCAAAATAGAAAAACCAATTCAAGAAATACAATCTGCAAGATTTCTTTCCAATGCCCGAGGTGGCAAGACAGTCCACTGGCATCTTGATTCTTGAGATGGCCGAATGAGGAGATGACAAAACCGTATAAGTgcatttttcatttaatttatattcactttttagtttttgttaCACTTTTCCATTCCCATTCTCTATTTGTATCAAGCTGTAAAATGTTAATTGGAAATTCTAGTGAATATTTTGTTCACTCGTCACCTAGAAGTTTCATGTTCCCAAATTTAATCTTTTGCATATCCTAAAAAGTTAGATATTGGTCAGGTGTCTACTGAGTAGAAGATTCTATTACAGTGTCCTTTTGACAGGAAGCAGTAGCCAAAGTACAGTGCCTACCAAATCTAACATACCTCAATAGCTGCTTTGCAAAATAAGACCATGCGCTTCAAAATGTCCTGCAATAGGAAGCAGAAAAATTAGCAGCAATATCAAACTACAAGGTACTGATGAATAAAAGATgacaaaagacaaaaagaaTGGTGTGCCATCCAGAGCATATACTCAGGCAATACCTTATGTTACACAAGTGAATTGATAAACTAAGTAATGTCGTAATGATCAGCTAAAGCACATTGGTATTTTTAAAACTAGCATTAGCTGTAAGCTATAATATCACATTCTAAGGAAACTGTGATACATTCTGCAATCACATATAAAAGATCATATAAAACATCATAAAGAAGATATGCTTTAGGGGTTTCtcaaaactattattattacaagtATTCAGGATGTTGAGAGAGGAATTATTTTCCCCTTTTGAAGGGGAGGGGGTTCATACCACACGATTTCCTCCATATATGTTGTTTCCTCTATGCTGGAATATAGGACTATCAATGAAGACAAAATCCACACCATCAATGTAGGCATGGAGATAATTCACCTCCATATCCTGCAAAGTTTAAAACCAAAGATTATTAGTACATATTTGCAAGGATACATAGGTTAAAACCAAAGATTATTAGTACATATTTGCAAACAAACAGGAATTTCAGgcccaatgaataataaatgcATTTTGAATAACTGCCTACCTGACCATCAATCTTATACATTTTTCGAACTCCAGTATGTTGAGGTTCAGCATAGTTTCCATAAAGAGGAACCACAACCTATAAGTTCCAATGGAAAATAAACAAGTATTACAGGGTACGAACTCTTGCTAAAATACAGGGGCAGCTGAGTAATAGAGCTAATGAAGCACATTTAAATTTCAATGACATTGATAATACTCATCTATGATCTTTCTCTAGTACAGTTCACCTACAATGATATTAACACAAGAAGCTCAATAACATTACCATAACTCTGTGTCCACGCCGAGCCAAAGCCTTGGGTAGTGCTCCAGCAACATCACCAAGCCCACCTAAGATAATTCATTTGTGAGTCCTTGCATAGTCATTGCAATTATACAGGTGGATGTATTTGTTGCTACTATATGGACATACACCATTATATAAATTCAAGCTTTTGTTCTTCCCATTTAAATATCAAGCTTTCAAACTGGTTCATTAAAATGGTGTTATTCTTCAGTCTATTTCTGGAGTGTAGGAAACAATTTGGAACAGGATGTCAAGTACAGATCCCATTCAACATATTAAGGTAACAACCAATgccatatttaattttttttgtcattggGGGGAGGGGGGTTGTTTTGATGGAACTATTCTGACTCTTATATATCAGTTAGAGCAATGAAACAATATGATAAGTAATGATACAAGACATTCCAGGAGGAATTATGACAATGCAACTAATTCTGAAACTTAAGCCATCGGAATAAAGAATTAGTTCAAGCATCCTAATGTTAACCTCAACACTCAACAGTGTATATAGCATATTGGATACCTGTTTTTGACCATGGAGCACActctgcacaaactaatataaCATTCATGGCATTGGTTCCCGCCAATGGAGGCGGCTTCAAGTCTTCATTTACAGGATCTTCAGTCCCAACATCTATCTCCTTTGAACTTGACTCTCTAAGATCTCTTTTCTCATCCTCTAAAGTAGATGCAGATGCCATTGAAGAGGAGGAAGGAATATCAGACAAAATAATCTCCCTAGAAAAGGATACCACATTCTTTTGTGAATCCACGTCCAGTGGCATCACTTGACTGGACTTCACAGTATCAGAGGTAGCTTTTGCTGGCTCCTGAGAATTTACTGTTGAAGAAGTCACTTGACTTGGACTCAAAGACACTTTTGATAGAGCAGCTGGCCTTTCAGTAGATCCCACAGTCTTTGGATTtctttttgtagtttttttgTCCGAATCTTTGTTCAAGGGCATGTCCTTTTTACCTGTTTGAGAAGTTTCAACAAAATGCTCGCTTACAGCTAATTGTGGATATTCTTCCAAGTCAAGAGTTGCTTGAGCACTTGAAGTAGATAATACTCCATTATAGTCGTCATCAGTGTCTTCATGGGTTGGAGCAATATCTGCACTTGCAAAACTGCCCTCCCCATCTTTAACACTACTATCTGGGTCAAGCAGGCTACTTTTTATTGAAGCcactaatttc from Ipomoea triloba cultivar NCNSP0323 chromosome 12, ASM357664v1 encodes the following:
- the LOC115999029 gene encoding granule-bound starch synthase 2, chloroplastic/amyloplastic-like, which codes for MESSVIRSALPLFTPRPRKSPISGASSPDSLVVFPRILNEAVARVSLGHGRSRHQMGSIMRVRAADKGDADSEESENALETTIEKSKKVLTMQKDLLQQIAERKKLVASIKSSLLDPDSSVKDGEGSFASADIAPTHEDTDDDYNGVLSTSSAQATLDLEEYPQLAVSEHFVETSQTGKKDMPLNKDSDKKTTKRNPKTVGSTERPAALSKVSLSPSQVTSSTVNSQEPAKATSDTVKSSQVMPLDVDSQKNVVSFSREIILSDIPSSSSMASASTLEDEKRDLRESSSKEIDVGTEDPVNEDLKPPPLAGTNAMNVILVCAECAPWSKTGGLGDVAGALPKALARRGHRVMVVVPLYGNYAEPQHTGVRKMYKIDGQDMEVNYLHAYIDGVDFVFIDSPIFQHRGNNIYGGNRVDILKRMVLFCKAAIEVPWHVPCGGICYGDGNLVFIANDWHTALLPVYLKAYFRDNGVMKFTRSVLVIHNIAHQGRGPMDDFSIVDLPAQYADLFKLYDPVGGDHFNIFAAGLKTADRVVTVSHGYSWELKTSEGGWGLHGIINENEWKLQGIVNGIDIEEWNPQLDVYLKSDGYANYSLDTLQTGKPQCKAALQKEMNLPVRDDVPLIGFIGRLDHQKGVDLIAEAIPWMMGQDVQLVMLGTGRPDLEQMLKQIEGQYGDKVRGWVGFSVKTAHRITAGADILLMPSRFEPCGLNQLYAMSYGTIPVVHAVGGLRDTVQPFDPFNESGYGWTFSRAEANQLIDALGNCLLTYRQYKQSWEGLQRRGMMQDLSWDHAAEKYEEVLVAAKYQW